In Xiphias gladius isolate SHS-SW01 ecotype Sanya breed wild chromosome 5, ASM1685928v1, whole genome shotgun sequence, the following are encoded in one genomic region:
- the LOC120789883 gene encoding coagulation factor XIII A chain-like isoform X1: MSHPTDGSHTFRGRYAKPVPTTNLIEADDFPEFEPFQEDAYTEATPRGHPPAGEPLSVQNVDMCQQINKPNHFTSAYDVENLVVRRGQEFVVRVTFSRPLTEGDEFQLEFLIGSNPSPSKGSLVVVAFGSQRGGPWSGQILEAQGESVTLGITPTPDAIVGKFRTYVAIVTGGGLQRTKRDTVTDLYLLFNAWCPEDPVFLPNEAERREYVLNDCGVIYQGSVGSVSERNWIYGQFERGILDACIYILDASRMPIYSRGDVTKLVRKGSAMINSQDDSGVLVGNWSDDYSMGHSPTSWTGSVKILLQYVNTGVPVCFAQCWVFAGVFNTFLRGLGLPARVVTNFSSAHDNTGNLKTDLIFKPDGTPDERNTRDSIWNYHCWNEVFMVRPDLPPGLGGWQVVDATPQETSDGHFRCGPASVAAIKEGLLCHPFDSGFVFAEVNSDVIFLKRDRYGNLSPYRVDKTHIGQAVLTQAVGSTAPMDITHMYKYPEGSAEDSRTAARAEEYGCQRDHSELADAQLSVVINADQCSLGQDLNLVVDFLNQGELPRTVHAHLAGSVIFYTGVTASHFKDQDFIVSVPAYQTERVMLKTTAQEYMPHLGSQLCLHFVVTGQADDQSVTAIKVIDLQTPRLTMMVNGQPQVQQEMFVTVSFTNPFNFSLQNVNLAMEGSGLMGVKTHYYSEINPQASISWKESFFPRLHGPRRLVAVMDCSNLRQVWGVVDVVISA; encoded by the exons ATGTCTCATCCAACCGACGGATCGCACACCTTCAGGGGGCGCTACGCCAAGCCG GTGCCGACCACTAACCTCATCGAAGCCGACGACTTCCCAGAATTTGAACCTTTTCAAGAAGATGCTTACACGGAGGCAACGCCTAGAGGACATCCACCCGCCGGAG AGCCTCTGTCGGTGCAGAACGTCGACATGTGTCAGCAGATCAACAAACCGAACCACTTCACGTCCGCCTACGACGTCGAGAACCTGGTGGTCCGGCGCGGTCAGGAGTTCGTGGTGAGGGTCACCTTCAGCCGCCCGCTGACCGAGGGAGACGAATTCCAGCTGGAGTTCCTGATTG gctcCAACCCTTCTCCCAGTAAGGGCTCCCTGGTGGTGGTGGCATTCGGCTCCCAACGGGGCGGCCCGTGGTCGGGCCAGATCCTGGAGGCTCAGGGTGAATCGGTGACGCTGGGCATCACCCCGACACCGGACGCCATCGTGGGGAAGTTCCGTACCTACGTGGCCATCGTGACGGGCGGCGGCCTGCAGAGGACAAAGAGGGACACCGTGACTGACCTGTACCTGCTCTTCAACGCCTGGTGTCCCG AAGACCCTGTGTTTCTCCCTAACGAAGCAGAACGGAGGGAGTACGTCCTGAACGACTGCGGTGTGATCTATCAGGGCTCAGTCGGATCTGTCTCCGAACGCAACTGGATTTATGGACAG TTTGAGCGTGGCATCCTGGACGCCTGCATTTACATCCTGGACGCGTCCCGGATGCCGATCTACAGCCGAGGCGACGTCACCAAACTGGTCAGGAAGGGGTCTGCCATG ATTAACTCGCAGGACGACAGCGGCGTGTTGGTGGGGAACTGGAGTGACGACTACTCCATGGGCCACTCCCCGACTTCCTGGACAGGCAGCGTCAAGATCCTGCTGCAGTACGTCAACACCGGAGTCCCCGTCTGCTTCGCCCAGTGCTGGGTGTTCGCTGGAGTCTTCAACACCT TCCTGCGTGGCCTCGGCCTCCCAGCGAGGGTCGTCACCAACTTCTCTTCAGCTCACGACAACACGGGCAACCTGAAGACCGACCTCATCTTCAAGCCTGATGGGACGCCAGACGAACGCAACACCAGGGACTCCATCTG GAACTACCACTGCTGGAACGAGGTGTTCATGGTGCGTCCAGACTTGCCCCCCGGCCTCGGAGGATGGCAGGTGGTGGACGCCACGCCCCAGGAGACCAGCGACG GACATTTTCGCTGTGGTCCAGCCTCAGTCGCTGCCATTAAGGAAGGTCTGCTGTGCCACCCGTTTGACTCCGGATTTGTCTTCGCTgag GTGAACAGCGATGTGATCTTCCTGAAGCGGGATCGCTACGGGAATCTGAGTCCGTACAGGGTGGATAAGACTCATATTGGACAGGCTGTTCTCACCCAAGCAGTGGGCAGCACAGCACCTATGGACATCACGCACATGTACAAGTATCCtgaag GTAGTGCAGAGGACAGCAGGACTGCGGCTCGGGCGGAGGAGTACGGCTGTCAGAGGGATCACTCTGAGCTGGCTGACGCCCAGCTGTCGGTCGTCATCAACGCTgaccag TGCTCCCTGGGTCAGGACTTGAACCTGGTGGTGGATTTCCTAAACCAGGGTGAGCTCCCCAGAACTGTCCACGCTCACCTGGCCGGGTCCGTCATCTTCTACACCGGAGTCACAGCCAGTCACTTCAAAGATCAGGACTTCATTGTCTCAGTGCCAGCCTACCAGA cgGAGCGTGTGATGTTGAAGACCACAGCTCAGGAGTACATGCCTCACCTGGGCTCTCAGCTGTGCCTCCACTTTGTTGTGACCGGACAGGCTGACGACCAATCAGTGACCGCCATCAAGGTGATCGACCTGCAGACCCCGAGGCTGACCATGATG GTGAACGGCCAGCCTCAGGTGCAGCAGGAGATGTTTGTGACCGTTTCCTTCACCAACCCGTTCAACTTCTCCCTGCAGAACGTCAACCTGGCCATGGAGGGATCTGGACTCATGGGCGTCAAGACGCATTACTACAG tgaaaTCAATCCTCAGGCTTCGATCTCCTGGAAGGAGTCGTTCTTCCCCCGGCTCCATGGACCCCGACGCCTCGTAGCGGTGATGGACTGCAGCAACCTGCGTCAG gTGTGGGGAGTCGTTGATGTCGTCATCTCAGCCTGA
- the LOC120789883 gene encoding coagulation factor XIII A chain-like isoform X2 produces MCQQINKPNHFTSAYDVENLVVRRGQEFVVRVTFSRPLTEGDEFQLEFLIGSNPSPSKGSLVVVAFGSQRGGPWSGQILEAQGESVTLGITPTPDAIVGKFRTYVAIVTGGGLQRTKRDTVTDLYLLFNAWCPEDPVFLPNEAERREYVLNDCGVIYQGSVGSVSERNWIYGQFERGILDACIYILDASRMPIYSRGDVTKLVRKGSAMINSQDDSGVLVGNWSDDYSMGHSPTSWTGSVKILLQYVNTGVPVCFAQCWVFAGVFNTFLRGLGLPARVVTNFSSAHDNTGNLKTDLIFKPDGTPDERNTRDSIWNYHCWNEVFMVRPDLPPGLGGWQVVDATPQETSDGHFRCGPASVAAIKEGLLCHPFDSGFVFAEVNSDVIFLKRDRYGNLSPYRVDKTHIGQAVLTQAVGSTAPMDITHMYKYPEGSAEDSRTAARAEEYGCQRDHSELADAQLSVVINADQCSLGQDLNLVVDFLNQGELPRTVHAHLAGSVIFYTGVTASHFKDQDFIVSVPAYQTERVMLKTTAQEYMPHLGSQLCLHFVVTGQADDQSVTAIKVIDLQTPRLTMMVNGQPQVQQEMFVTVSFTNPFNFSLQNVNLAMEGSGLMGVKTHYYSEINPQASISWKESFFPRLHGPRRLVAVMDCSNLRQVWGVVDVVISA; encoded by the exons ATGTGTCAGCAGATCAACAAACCGAACCACTTCACGTCCGCCTACGACGTCGAGAACCTGGTGGTCCGGCGCGGTCAGGAGTTCGTGGTGAGGGTCACCTTCAGCCGCCCGCTGACCGAGGGAGACGAATTCCAGCTGGAGTTCCTGATTG gctcCAACCCTTCTCCCAGTAAGGGCTCCCTGGTGGTGGTGGCATTCGGCTCCCAACGGGGCGGCCCGTGGTCGGGCCAGATCCTGGAGGCTCAGGGTGAATCGGTGACGCTGGGCATCACCCCGACACCGGACGCCATCGTGGGGAAGTTCCGTACCTACGTGGCCATCGTGACGGGCGGCGGCCTGCAGAGGACAAAGAGGGACACCGTGACTGACCTGTACCTGCTCTTCAACGCCTGGTGTCCCG AAGACCCTGTGTTTCTCCCTAACGAAGCAGAACGGAGGGAGTACGTCCTGAACGACTGCGGTGTGATCTATCAGGGCTCAGTCGGATCTGTCTCCGAACGCAACTGGATTTATGGACAG TTTGAGCGTGGCATCCTGGACGCCTGCATTTACATCCTGGACGCGTCCCGGATGCCGATCTACAGCCGAGGCGACGTCACCAAACTGGTCAGGAAGGGGTCTGCCATG ATTAACTCGCAGGACGACAGCGGCGTGTTGGTGGGGAACTGGAGTGACGACTACTCCATGGGCCACTCCCCGACTTCCTGGACAGGCAGCGTCAAGATCCTGCTGCAGTACGTCAACACCGGAGTCCCCGTCTGCTTCGCCCAGTGCTGGGTGTTCGCTGGAGTCTTCAACACCT TCCTGCGTGGCCTCGGCCTCCCAGCGAGGGTCGTCACCAACTTCTCTTCAGCTCACGACAACACGGGCAACCTGAAGACCGACCTCATCTTCAAGCCTGATGGGACGCCAGACGAACGCAACACCAGGGACTCCATCTG GAACTACCACTGCTGGAACGAGGTGTTCATGGTGCGTCCAGACTTGCCCCCCGGCCTCGGAGGATGGCAGGTGGTGGACGCCACGCCCCAGGAGACCAGCGACG GACATTTTCGCTGTGGTCCAGCCTCAGTCGCTGCCATTAAGGAAGGTCTGCTGTGCCACCCGTTTGACTCCGGATTTGTCTTCGCTgag GTGAACAGCGATGTGATCTTCCTGAAGCGGGATCGCTACGGGAATCTGAGTCCGTACAGGGTGGATAAGACTCATATTGGACAGGCTGTTCTCACCCAAGCAGTGGGCAGCACAGCACCTATGGACATCACGCACATGTACAAGTATCCtgaag GTAGTGCAGAGGACAGCAGGACTGCGGCTCGGGCGGAGGAGTACGGCTGTCAGAGGGATCACTCTGAGCTGGCTGACGCCCAGCTGTCGGTCGTCATCAACGCTgaccag TGCTCCCTGGGTCAGGACTTGAACCTGGTGGTGGATTTCCTAAACCAGGGTGAGCTCCCCAGAACTGTCCACGCTCACCTGGCCGGGTCCGTCATCTTCTACACCGGAGTCACAGCCAGTCACTTCAAAGATCAGGACTTCATTGTCTCAGTGCCAGCCTACCAGA cgGAGCGTGTGATGTTGAAGACCACAGCTCAGGAGTACATGCCTCACCTGGGCTCTCAGCTGTGCCTCCACTTTGTTGTGACCGGACAGGCTGACGACCAATCAGTGACCGCCATCAAGGTGATCGACCTGCAGACCCCGAGGCTGACCATGATG GTGAACGGCCAGCCTCAGGTGCAGCAGGAGATGTTTGTGACCGTTTCCTTCACCAACCCGTTCAACTTCTCCCTGCAGAACGTCAACCTGGCCATGGAGGGATCTGGACTCATGGGCGTCAAGACGCATTACTACAG tgaaaTCAATCCTCAGGCTTCGATCTCCTGGAAGGAGTCGTTCTTCCCCCGGCTCCATGGACCCCGACGCCTCGTAGCGGTGATGGACTGCAGCAACCTGCGTCAG gTGTGGGGAGTCGTTGATGTCGTCATCTCAGCCTGA